DNA sequence from the bacterium genome:
CGCATGGGAGCCGGAGGGTGCGTGATCGCGCGGGGCAGAACGAGTCTGAATCTGGGAATCGGTCGGGTGTATCATCCACGGAACGAGTTGTAGGGGAAGGCGGAAAAGCTGAGCAATATCAACGCGGACGAATATTGAGGACGCACACGGGCCAGGCTGCCAGCACCCGCTTGTAGTTCGGAAACTCGCCTTCGAGGAGACGCCCGAGCCGAACGCGGCGAGCCGAGACCCGGAGACCGCCCGACGCCTGTGGGACCTGTCGATCGAGCTGACCGGCGTGGATCCCGGGATCTGAAGGGCGCCTAGAACTTCACGCCGAGGCCGGCGCCCCAGGTGGAGATGTCCTCGAAGGCCGGTGCATCCTCGCCGTTCTTGTAGTCGAAGGTCAGGCTCAGGTGCTCGTTCAGCTTGAAGTTGAGCCCGGCCCTGAAGAAGTTGTGGGTGTCGTCTCCGTCCTCCAGCGGCAGGTAGCGGAAGGTGTTCTCCGCGAAGAGCGTGACCGACTTGAACCCCAGCTGGTGCGCGACGTAGCCGATGCTCCAGTCGGCACGGAGGCGGCCCAGCAGGCGCAGGATCTCGTCGTCCTCGTCGGTGCCCCCGTCGTCCCAGGTGTAGCCGCCCTCGACCCCCAGCCAGGGCTCCCAGCGGAACTGCAGGCGCTTGTCGTCCCCGCAGAAGAGGTGCGCGCACAGGTCGCGGCCCACTTGCGAGTCCGGCACCCAGGTGGCCAGCAGCTCCCCGCTGGTCTTGTGCACGTCGAAGTCCTTGTCGGTCTCGTGCTTCAACGAGAGGGCCGTGAAGTAGGGCGCCGACCAGTGCACGTTCCAGCTTCGGCGGAACCGCACCGCGTTCTCGCTCTCGGAGTCGTCGCTCGAGACGTGGGCCTCGACCGACCACGACTTCTGCACGCCGGCCCAAGCGCGGCTTTCCTCGTCCAACGAGTAGAGGTCGAAGCCCCCCCAGATGAGGGCGAAGTCCGCCTTGTAGACCGTGTCGTCCCCCGAGCTCTTCGTGACCGAGAAGCGCGCGGGCTTGGCCTTGGCCTGGGCGGCCGAGAACTGGTCGCGCAGGTGGAACCCGCCCCGCGCGAGGCGCGGGAAGACGCCGTTCGTCCGGATTCGCTCGGCCTCCTCCTTGGCCTTCCTGGCCTTGGCCGCCTTGTCGTCGAGGAAGACCTTCGTCTGCGTGGCGTCGACACCGGTCTCGATCTCGAGCTCGTCCGGGGAGGGCGGCCGACCCGCCACACCTGAGACGTTGTCGAACGCCGTCTGCATCTTGTCGTCGGCGGTGGCGACGTAGCCGGGCTCCGTGCTCTCGTAGAACTCGGGCACCTTGGCGATGCGACGCTCGATCTCGGCCTCCGGAAGCTCCGGATGCAGGCGGGACATCCAGGTCCCGAGATGCTCCTTCGTGACGAAGGCTCCGCGCAGGTCGATCCCCCGCTCCATCCACGCGCGCGCCGACTCCTCCGACCACTGGAGATTCACGTCGATCTTCGCGTCCAGACTGGTCTCGAACCCCCGCTGGTCCTCCTCGACCTTCTGGACCCAGGCCTTCGCCGCGGCCGCGACGAGCTCCGCCTCGGGCCGGGTGACGTCCTTCTTGAGGTCCTGGATCCGTTGCTCGAGGACCTGCTGCTTCACGACGTAGAGCGCCTCCAGCTCCTGCCTTTCGTCCAGCTCTCCATCCTGCGCCCGGGCCTGCGGGGCCCAGGCCGCGACGAGACCGAGGAAGGCGACGAGTGCGAGGCGGTGCATCGCTACCGGTTCGCCTGCACGGCGGTCCACGCCTTCGACACGACCGTGCCCACCGTCGAGGAGCCCGCGTACGCCGTGGGCGTGAAGCCTGCGATCGAGCAGCCCCTCGTCCGAACGCGCGCCGCGATGTTCGTGTGGTCCTTCCCGGCGCGCGTGCCCGAGGCGCCGAGCGCGGAGAGCTTGGTGCCGTCGTTGATGGTCTTGCCCGGGTAGTTCTTCCGATAGTACGAGTGGATGATCTGCCGGACCTGGGCCTTGCTGGTCAGCGTGCACGCCATTCCCTGCTCCCTCCGCTCTACCGTTGATCCTTTCTCGGGACTTCGCTTTGCTGCATACTGGCATGGGATGCCTGACGTCTGCAACGTCGAGCTGCGGATCGAACAAGTCGCGACGCCGGCGGATCGCTGGACGGTGTCGATCGCCTACCATTTGAGGGTGCAGCCTTGGGAGGCGGGCAGCTGGATCCGTGAGGAGGTCGAGCTGGTCGGCGGCGAGCCCGGAATGGCGGAGCCCCTGGAAGTGCTGGTGCGTTGGAGCAACTCGCCGTGGCCGCTTCCCGCTTCGGATCCTTCGGAGGGTGGCGAACCCGCGACCGAAGTCCGGTTGATCCAACGCGAGATCCCGCCTCGCGCGTTCGGCCCGGACGTGCTCGACGAGAATCCGGACGCGAGACACCTGCGTGCCGACCTCGTGCCCGTCGGTGGGAGGCTCTTGTTGCGGCTGCGGGAGCACGTGGAGATCCGCCAGGACCGGCTCTCGGCCCGCGTGCGCGTCGAGTCCATGACGGCGACGGCGGGGACGGGCCGATCGCCGTTGGTCGTCGGTCGCTTCGGGGGAACGAGGTGAGGATCGCGGCGGGGGTCGGGGCCGCGCTTGCCGTCCTCGCCGTGTTGGCGCTGCTCAGCTGGTTCGTCGGGGCGCCCGCCCGCATCGCACAACCGACCGGCTGCAAGGACGCGACCCGGGGCCAGGGCGCGCCCTTCGCGCTGGCCTGTCGGCTGGCGGAAGCTGGTCACCGCGAGGCGGCGCAGACTGCCCTGGAGGCCCTCACCCTGGAGTTGTTCGCCAACGCGGGCGGAAGGCCGGTACCGGAGCCCGAGGCGCCAACGCCCGACCGGGCACCCGGCGACGATCCGAAGCCGGACGCGGCGGGCGAGCCAGCCGAGCCGAAGGCGGCGCCGGGTGCGGGCGATGGTGGCGAGAAGACAGCCTCTCCCGTGCTCGTGCCTCCGGTTCCCGAGCTCCTGGCGACGTCGCCAGCGTCCCGGCGCCTGGACCGGATCGAGAGCCTGGCCTCGGACATCGGACGGGTGGGAACCATCCTGGGCGCGCTGCTGCTCGCGCTGTGGCTCGGCTGGAGGCTTGGGGTCAACGCGTACGATGATGCGATCCGGCTCGAGGTCGGCAAGTTCGCGGACCTGGGATCGGGGGAGGCGGGAGCGGCGGCGGGGCTCCGAGCCGAACTCGTCACGGCGATCTCGGCGGCCACCCTGCCCGTGCCCCGCATCACCCGGGTGACAGCGCCGACGGCGTCGGTTGCGGAGGTGGCCGAGCCAGCGGACGAGCTGCCCGCACCGATCCGCTTCCTCGCCCCGTTGGTGCGGCTGCTGCGCCCGGAGAGACGGCTCAACATCTCGGGCGCCGTCCGCGGAGCGGGGCCGACGCTCGAGGCGACGCTAGCCCTTTCCGACGAGAAGGGTCGCGTGGTGAGCCAGCA
Encoded proteins:
- a CDS encoding porin family protein translates to MHRLALVAFLGLVAAWAPQARAQDGELDERQELEALYVVKQQVLEQRIQDLKKDVTRPEAELVAAAAKAWVQKVEEDQRGFETSLDAKIDVNLQWSEESARAWMERGIDLRGAFVTKEHLGTWMSRLHPELPEAEIERRIAKVPEFYESTEPGYVATADDKMQTAFDNVSGVAGRPPSPDELEIETGVDATQTKVFLDDKAAKARKAKEEAERIRTNGVFPRLARGGFHLRDQFSAAQAKAKPARFSVTKSSGDDTVYKADFALIWGGFDLYSLDEESRAWAGVQKSWSVEAHVSSDDSESENAVRFRRSWNVHWSAPYFTALSLKHETDKDFDVHKTSGELLATWVPDSQVGRDLCAHLFCGDDKRLQFRWEPWLGVEGGYTWDDGGTDEDDEILRLLGRLRADWSIGYVAHQLGFKSVTLFAENTFRYLPLEDGDDTHNFFRAGLNFKLNEHLSLTFDYKNGEDAPAFEDISTWGAGLGVKF